One Betta splendens chromosome 16, fBetSpl5.4, whole genome shotgun sequence genomic window carries:
- the LOC114843753 gene encoding uncharacterized protein LOC114843753 codes for MAALGLVFSFCIWLLLSRRSSAKNDAPCQLSKWNNGYDTFVKRHLPSGTPGSLDQNDWERFIRNKGCNRPTQSFLRTSDLERVRDVCTSRGGKVYKGNLCISRRPFTFVTVRSEVGTCGIKSVREETKHLILACELLSGQQDQCLPVHFEGNPEDAQPDNNARGCRDPQNHAPGPETTRLWLLPLLVLAVIYGY; via the coding sequence ATGGCTGCTCTCGGACTTGTCTTCTCTTTTTGCATCTGGCTCCTGCTGAGTCGTCGCTCCTCCGCTAAAAACGACGCTCCCTGCCAGCTCTCCAAGTGGAACAACGGCTACGACACGTTCGTCAAGCGCCACCTCCCGTCCGGCACGCCCGGCTCCCTGGACCAGAACGACTGGGAGCGCTTCATCCGCAACAAGGGCTGCAACAGGCCGACGCAGTCCTTCCTGCGCACGTCGGACCTGGAGCGCGTGAGGGACGTGTGCACGAGCCGAGGGGGGAAGGTGTACAAGGGCAACCTGTGCATCAGCAGGCGGCCTTTCACCTTCGTGACCGTGAGGAGCGAAGTGGGAACCTGCGGGATAAAGAGCGTCCGGGAGGAGACCAAGCATCTGATCCTGGCCTGTGAGCTGCTGTCCGGGCAGCAGGACCAGTGCCTGCCGGTCCACTTCGAGGGGAACCCCGAGGACGCGCAGCCCGACAACAACGCCAGAGGCTGCAGGGACCCACAGAACCACGCTCCCGGTCCCGAAACCACTCGCCTCTGGTTGTTGCCTCTGCTTGTTTTAGCTGTTATTTATGGGTATTAA
- the crabp2a gene encoding cellular retinoic acid-binding protein 2a isoform X1 encodes MWRRPLQIMSASALLFMIVTLYGKEFQGCKSRGRRGRSCVGFHREGVNVMLRKIAVTAASKPLVEITQDGETMSIKTSTTVRTTHITFTVGQEFSESTVDGRPCTSFPRWETDSKISCEQTLLKGEGPKTSWTREITNDGKLILTMGADDVVCTRVYERQ; translated from the exons ATGTGGCGACGTCCACTACAGATAA TGTCAGCGTCTGCGTTGCTGTTTATGATTGTGACCCTTTACGGTAAAGAATTCCAAGGATGTAAATCCAGAGGCCGGCGGGGGCGAAGCTGTGTAGGATTTCACAGGGAAG GCGTGAACGTGATGCTGCGTAAGATCGCGGTGACCGCAGCCTCCAAGCCGCTGGTGGAGATCACGCAGGACGGAGAGACCATGTCCATTAAGACCTCCACCACGGTCCGCACCACCCACATCACCTTCACTGTGGGGCAGGAGTTCAGCGAGAGCACGGTGGACGGGCGCCCCTGCACG agCTTTCCGCGCTGGGAGACGGACAGTAAGATCAGCTGTGAGCAGActctgctgaagggagagggaCCCAAGACGTCCTGGACCCGAGAGATCACCAACGACGGGAAACTGATCCTG accATGGGAGCAGACGACGTGGTTTGCACCAGAGTCTACGAGCGGCAGTGA
- the crabp2a gene encoding cellular retinoic acid-binding protein 2a isoform X2 has product MERKIPDFSGTWHMKSSENFEELLKALGVNVMLRKIAVTAASKPLVEITQDGETMSIKTSTTVRTTHITFTVGQEFSESTVDGRPCTSFPRWETDSKISCEQTLLKGEGPKTSWTREITNDGKLILTMGADDVVCTRVYERQ; this is encoded by the exons ATGGAGCGTAAAATCCCTGACTTTTCCGGCACCTGGCACATGAAGAGCTCTGAAAACTTCGAGGAACTCTTGAAAGCCTTGG GCGTGAACGTGATGCTGCGTAAGATCGCGGTGACCGCAGCCTCCAAGCCGCTGGTGGAGATCACGCAGGACGGAGAGACCATGTCCATTAAGACCTCCACCACGGTCCGCACCACCCACATCACCTTCACTGTGGGGCAGGAGTTCAGCGAGAGCACGGTGGACGGGCGCCCCTGCACG agCTTTCCGCGCTGGGAGACGGACAGTAAGATCAGCTGTGAGCAGActctgctgaagggagagggaCCCAAGACGTCCTGGACCCGAGAGATCACCAACGACGGGAAACTGATCCTG accATGGGAGCAGACGACGTGGTTTGCACCAGAGTCTACGAGCGGCAGTGA